The uncultured Methanomethylovorans sp. genome contains a region encoding:
- the gyrA gene encoding DNA gyrase subunit A: MADDNKENNGIDENPLGIQPAETGEKVVPILIEDEMKNSYIDYAMSVIVGRALPDARDGLKPVHRRILYAMYEAGITHDKPYKKSARVVGDVLGKYHPHGDSAVYESIVRMVQEFSLRYPLIDGQGNFGSIDGDSAAAMRYTEARMSKASDEMLQDLDKETVPMIPNYDGSLEEPTVLPSKLPNLLINGSTGIAVGMATNMAPHNLGEVVDATLMLIDNPSSTIHDLMAVLKGPDFPTGGTILGMQGIREAYETGRGRIQLRAVATIEEIRKDKNAIIVSEIPYQVNKSKLIEDIALLVREKKIVGISDLRDESDRDGIRVVIEISRGTDPNVVLNQLYKHTQMQTTFGIINLALVDNVPLELNLKRILQIYLEHRIQIIQKRTQFQLKKAEERAHILRGLKIALDHLDAVISLIRASRTVEEARSGLIANFGLDEIQAKAILDMRLQKLTGLERQKVEDEYAELMRLIAEYLSIIQSDEKKYDIIKAELSELKQKYNNERRTQIMASHVELDLEDLIPQEEVIVTITNSGYVKRLPVSTYSQQRRGGKGVIGMETKEEDFVENIFVASSHDYILFFTNKGRLYWKKVYEIPEGSRQSKGKAIVNLLELGEGEYVTAMIPVTEFSDDRYLFMATRTGTVKKSSLSDFSNPRKGGIIAVTLLEDDELVNVAQTDGSKDMVLVSRHGKAIRFSEADVRPMGRSAQGVRGIKLEQGDKVVSLDVVDESSTLLTITENGFGKRTEFAEYPAKHRGGKGVITIVTSLRNGPVVNVKAVSEEDEVMVTSSEGIIIRIPVKGINVQGRNTQGVKIMNLQQGDKVVGVARIEPEDEENK; this comes from the coding sequence ATGGCAGATGACAATAAAGAAAATAATGGAATTGATGAAAACCCTCTGGGTATCCAGCCCGCAGAGACTGGTGAAAAGGTAGTTCCTATCCTTATAGAGGACGAGATGAAGAACTCCTACATCGATTATGCCATGAGCGTAATTGTAGGACGTGCACTGCCTGATGCCAGAGATGGTTTGAAGCCTGTGCATAGAAGAATACTTTATGCCATGTACGAAGCAGGCATCACTCACGACAAGCCATATAAGAAGTCTGCCCGTGTAGTGGGAGACGTGCTGGGTAAATATCACCCTCATGGTGATTCTGCTGTGTATGAAAGTATTGTAAGGATGGTGCAGGAGTTCTCCCTACGTTATCCATTGATAGATGGCCAAGGTAACTTCGGTTCCATTGATGGTGACTCTGCAGCCGCCATGCGTTACACTGAGGCACGCATGAGCAAGGCCTCTGATGAAATGCTCCAGGATCTAGATAAAGAAACGGTCCCGATGATCCCTAACTATGATGGTTCTCTGGAAGAGCCTACGGTGCTGCCATCAAAACTGCCGAACCTGTTGATCAATGGTTCCACAGGTATTGCCGTGGGTATGGCCACTAACATGGCACCTCATAATCTAGGGGAAGTAGTGGATGCAACTCTCATGCTCATCGACAATCCATCTTCCACTATACATGACCTCATGGCAGTTCTCAAGGGTCCGGATTTCCCCACAGGTGGAACTATTCTGGGTATGCAGGGCATAAGGGAAGCCTATGAGACAGGCAGGGGAAGGATACAGCTGAGGGCTGTAGCTACCATTGAGGAAATAAGAAAGGACAAGAACGCTATTATTGTAAGTGAGATCCCCTACCAGGTCAACAAGTCTAAGCTTATAGAGGATATTGCATTACTTGTAAGGGAGAAAAAGATCGTAGGCATCTCTGACCTGAGGGATGAGTCTGATCGTGACGGTATTCGGGTTGTCATAGAAATTAGCAGGGGTACTGACCCTAATGTTGTGCTGAACCAGTTGTACAAGCACACGCAGATGCAGACAACCTTTGGTATCATCAATCTGGCATTAGTGGACAATGTGCCTCTTGAACTTAATCTTAAGCGTATCTTACAGATATACCTGGAACACAGGATACAGATCATTCAGAAACGTACGCAGTTCCAGCTAAAAAAAGCTGAAGAACGTGCTCACATACTACGTGGTCTGAAGATAGCCCTTGACCACCTGGATGCTGTTATTTCTCTTATCCGTGCTTCTAGAACTGTGGAAGAGGCAAGGTCTGGTTTGATAGCGAACTTTGGTCTGGATGAGATACAGGCAAAGGCTATCCTCGACATGCGTCTACAGAAGCTCACTGGTCTTGAAAGGCAGAAAGTGGAAGATGAGTACGCTGAGCTCATGAGGCTCATTGCAGAGTATCTGTCCATCATCCAGAGCGATGAAAAGAAATACGACATTATCAAAGCTGAACTTTCTGAGCTCAAGCAAAAGTATAATAATGAGCGCAGAACGCAGATCATGGCTTCACATGTGGAGCTTGATCTTGAAGACCTCATACCTCAGGAAGAGGTAATAGTTACCATTACCAACAGTGGGTACGTTAAACGTTTGCCTGTAAGCACATATTCCCAGCAGCGCCGGGGAGGTAAAGGTGTTATTGGCATGGAAACCAAGGAAGAGGATTTCGTAGAAAATATTTTCGTTGCTTCCAGTCATGACTACATCCTATTCTTCACTAATAAGGGAAGACTATACTGGAAGAAGGTCTATGAGATCCCCGAGGGAAGCAGGCAGTCCAAAGGTAAAGCCATAGTCAATCTGCTGGAACTGGGAGAAGGAGAATATGTTACTGCTATGATCCCAGTCACGGAGTTCTCAGATGATAGGTATCTCTTTATGGCCACACGCACGGGAACTGTGAAAAAGTCGTCACTATCGGACTTCAGCAATCCTCGCAAGGGGGGCATAATCGCAGTCACTTTGCTGGAAGATGACGAGCTTGTGAACGTGGCACAGACCGATGGGTCGAAAGACATGGTGTTGGTCTCAAGGCACGGAAAAGCTATTCGTTTCTCTGAAGCTGATGTCAGACCCATGGGCAGAAGTGCACAGGGTGTACGTGGCATTAAGCTGGAGCAGGGGGACAAAGTGGTAAGCCTGGATGTGGTGGATGAAAGTTCCACTTTATTGACCATAACTGAGAACGGATTCGGTAAACGTACTGAATTCGCCGAATATCCCGCCAAGCACCGGGGTGGCAAAGGTGTCATTACTATAGTGACAAGCCTGCGCAACGGGCCGGTGGTCAATGTAAAGGCTGTGAGTGAAGAAGATGAGGTGATGGTTACCAGTTCAGAAGGTATTATTATCCGTATCCCAGTCAAAGGTATCAATGTGCAAGGTAGGAATACCCAAGGTGTTAAGATCATGAATTTACAACAGGGTGACAAGGTTGTAGGTGTGGCCCGCATAGAGCCCGAGGATGAGGAGAATAAGTAA
- the pdxS gene encoding pyridoxal 5'-phosphate synthase lyase subunit PdxS has product MELEKLRHGTELIKRGFASMQKGGVIMDVTNPEQAKIAEDAGAVAVMALQAVPADIRKAGGVARMADPQIITEIIECVTIPVMAKARIGHFVEAEILQALGVDMVDESEVLTPADEKFHIDKTQFTVPFVCGARNLGEALRRVNEGAAMIRTKGEAGTGDVREAVRHMKQITGEIRALAGKTKEELMFTAREIEAPIELVIETAQLQRLPVVNFAAGGVATPADAALMMRLGADGVFVGSGIFKAEKPELMASAIVEAVNNYDNPEKLAEISKGIGAGMKGISTDTIPPEQALQTRGW; this is encoded by the coding sequence ATGGAACTTGAGAAACTAAGACATGGTACTGAACTTATAAAGCGCGGTTTTGCCAGCATGCAAAAAGGAGGTGTCATAATGGATGTGACGAATCCCGAGCAGGCAAAAATAGCTGAGGATGCCGGAGCAGTTGCGGTTATGGCCCTTCAGGCGGTACCTGCTGATATAAGGAAAGCCGGGGGTGTTGCAAGGATGGCAGATCCTCAGATAATAACGGAGATCATCGAATGTGTTACCATTCCAGTAATGGCAAAGGCACGTATAGGACACTTTGTAGAGGCTGAGATCCTGCAGGCTCTTGGTGTTGATATGGTGGATGAGTCTGAGGTGCTTACACCTGCAGATGAAAAATTCCACATCGATAAGACGCAGTTCACCGTGCCTTTCGTGTGCGGAGCCCGTAACCTGGGAGAGGCACTGCGCAGAGTCAACGAAGGTGCGGCAATGATACGTACCAAGGGTGAAGCAGGTACTGGAGACGTAAGAGAAGCTGTACGCCACATGAAGCAGATAACCGGTGAGATAAGGGCTCTTGCAGGCAAAACAAAGGAAGAGCTGATGTTTACAGCCCGCGAGATAGAAGCTCCCATTGAACTTGTGATCGAAACTGCACAGTTGCAGAGGTTACCTGTTGTGAACTTTGCAGCAGGCGGTGTTGCAACACCTGCAGATGCGGCCCTAATGATGAGACTGGGTGCTGATGGTGTATTCGTGGGTTCTGGCATCTTCAAGGCAGAGAAACCTGAACTTATGGCCTCAGCCATAGTAGAAGCGGTCAACAACTATGATAATCCAGAGAAGCTTGCAGAGATATCCAAGGGTATCGGGGCAGGCATGAAGGGTATCAGCACAGATACCATTCCTCCTGAGCAGGCTTTACAAACCAGAGGATGGTAA
- the pdxT gene encoding pyridoxal 5'-phosphate synthase glutaminase subunit PdxT, which produces MRIGVIAIQGNVSEHVEALERAISKRGEQAEIITIKHKGLVPTCNALVLPGGESTTLGRLIVREGIADEIRAMHAASMPIMGTCAGLILLAKEGDEQVRKTHQYLLGLMDTQVNRNAFGRQRESFETELSLAFLETSYNAVFIRAPAITFAGKDVKVLATIDNMIVAAEQGNLLALAFHPELTSDSRVHQYFLDKVFL; this is translated from the coding sequence GTGCGTATAGGTGTTATAGCTATACAGGGTAACGTCTCTGAGCATGTTGAGGCTCTTGAACGCGCTATCTCTAAAAGGGGAGAACAGGCAGAGATAATCACTATAAAACATAAGGGTCTGGTTCCCACATGTAATGCTCTTGTACTACCTGGTGGGGAGAGTACTACACTCGGCAGACTAATCGTAAGAGAAGGTATTGCAGATGAGATAAGGGCAATGCATGCAGCAAGTATGCCTATCATGGGTACTTGTGCAGGTCTTATACTACTTGCCAAAGAAGGTGATGAGCAGGTAAGAAAAACCCATCAGTATCTGCTTGGACTGATGGATACGCAGGTCAATAGAAATGCATTTGGAAGGCAGCGTGAGTCTTTTGAGACGGAGCTAAGTCTTGCTTTCCTCGAAACTTCTTATAATGCTGTTTTTATAAGAGCTCCTGCTATCACTTTTGCTGGGAAGGATGTGAAGGTGCTGGCAACTATTGATAATATGATAGTGGCAGCAGAACAGGGAAATCTGTTAGCTTTGGCATTTCACCCTGAGCTTACTTCTGACAGCCGGGTGCACCAGTATTTCCTTGACAAAGTATTTTTATAA
- a CDS encoding hydrolase has product MDEECCPKFDPEPWDGKIIEWNNKRFVKDKVLTLFYMPINFGKVMKRLDEKVRTAGSDIPDWLCLSDHTSRWNMEIYLAVDKEVQGAENTTMSGKFVSRVYEGPFKDTKKWSDDFKGYAKKRGLEIKKWFMWYTTCPKCAKKYGKNYVVILAEVE; this is encoded by the coding sequence ATGGATGAAGAATGTTGCCCTAAATTTGATCCAGAACCGTGGGATGGAAAGATCATAGAATGGAATAATAAGAGATTTGTAAAGGATAAAGTACTCACGCTTTTCTATATGCCTATTAACTTTGGCAAAGTGATGAAAAGGCTTGACGAAAAAGTACGAACAGCAGGATCAGACATACCTGACTGGCTTTGTCTTTCCGATCACACTTCAAGATGGAATATGGAAATTTATCTGGCTGTTGATAAAGAGGTCCAGGGTGCTGAAAACACTACTATGAGCGGGAAATTCGTGAGTAGGGTCTATGAGGGACCCTTCAAGGATACGAAAAAGTGGAGTGATGATTTCAAAGGGTATGCGAAGAAAAGGGGGCTTGAAATCAAGAAATGGTTCATGTGGTACACAACATGCCCAAAATGCGCAAAAAAATATGGAAAAAACTACGTTGTGATTTTGGCAGAGGTTGAATAA
- a CDS encoding glycosyltransferase — protein MNLSDKKALFLLQSYNNFQKESVNSTCGYFKESTALVRSNPISEIYKYVRVPFLATFKLDYKIDLTNIPSNLKVYPTPIFYAPIDSQYKKLGDKHFDAADKSIKDNKIKFDIVHSHFTWSSGYAGAKIKEKYDVPFVITGHGYDIYDLPFKSAEWTEKIEYVLNTADSIITVSKSNLACIQKLNVRTPVQILPNGYRNDQFYQMDMEKCRSTLGLPLDKEIIVAVGNLLKIKGHRYLIEAMAEVVKHRSNVVCFIVGGGALEKKLNEQIRKAGLQDHVKLVGSKLHGEIPLWMNACDIFVLPSLNEGNPTVMFECLGCGKPFVGTRVGGVPEIIISEDYGLLTDPGNSTGLAENILSALDKKWDKIKIKEYSAQFTWAEIAKNIAKIYEDLL, from the coding sequence TTGAACCTAAGTGATAAAAAAGCATTGTTTTTGCTACAATCATATAACAATTTTCAAAAAGAGTCTGTCAATAGCACATGTGGATATTTTAAAGAATCTACGGCATTAGTACGTTCTAATCCAATTTCTGAAATTTATAAATATGTCCGTGTTCCTTTCCTCGCAACATTTAAACTGGATTATAAAATTGATTTAACTAATATCCCTTCGAATTTGAAAGTATATCCAACTCCAATTTTTTATGCTCCGATAGATTCTCAATACAAAAAACTTGGTGATAAGCATTTTGATGCTGCAGATAAGTCAATTAAAGATAATAAGATCAAATTCGACATTGTCCACTCTCATTTTACTTGGTCATCCGGATATGCTGGAGCAAAAATAAAAGAAAAGTATGATGTTCCCTTTGTGATAACTGGTCATGGATACGATATTTATGACCTACCTTTCAAAAGCGCAGAATGGACCGAAAAAATAGAATACGTACTCAACACTGCTGATAGCATAATTACAGTAAGCAAAAGTAATCTGGCTTGTATCCAAAAACTCAATGTTAGAACTCCTGTTCAGATTTTACCCAATGGTTATAGAAATGATCAGTTTTACCAGATGGATATGGAAAAGTGCAGAAGCACTTTAGGTTTGCCCCTAGATAAAGAGATAATAGTTGCCGTAGGAAACCTGTTGAAAATAAAAGGCCATAGATATTTAATCGAAGCTATGGCTGAAGTGGTCAAGCATAGATCAAATGTGGTTTGCTTCATTGTTGGCGGTGGAGCGCTGGAAAAGAAGCTTAATGAACAAATTCGAAAAGCAGGCTTGCAGGATCATGTAAAGCTTGTGGGTAGTAAACTTCATGGAGAGATTCCTCTGTGGATGAATGCATGTGACATATTTGTACTTCCTAGTTTGAACGAGGGTAATCCAACAGTTATGTTTGAGTGCCTAGGATGTGGAAAACCATTTGTAGGAACTAGAGTTGGAGGAGTTCCCGAAATCATTATCTCGGAAGACTATGGATTGTTAACCGATCCAGGGAATTCAACAGGATTAGCAGAAAACATTTTATCGGCATTGGATAAAAAATGGGACAAAATTAAAATAAAAGAGTATTCTGCTCAGTTTACCTGGGCTGAGATTGCAAAGAACATTGCAAAAATTTATGAAGACCTCCTTTGA
- a CDS encoding polysaccharide deacetylase family protein, producing the protein MLDRNSELWDIFTKKEEYSPKELDKHNRFSYANSKYKDIFEPVVSKYLLSNGSEIKYPDDKKFAVCLTHDIDDIYPPLRHMLLSSLYCLKHLDLKGFKSQTLWTINGKKQSPYLNFNHIMEIENRYDAKSSFYFITATKDPLRFRYNIEDIEHELGEVLDNGCEVGLHGGYYAYDNFESIKNEKEILENILGKNVIGYRNHYLRFKVPDTWELLAKAGFKYDSSFGYADMIGFRNGMCHPFKPYNLDKNETIDILEIPLVIMDGTLFSYSKSFEDAFENAKNLIDTVEKYNGVITILWHNNTFSWPAMRYWEQLYEKILEYCYNKNGWITSGEEIYNWWSKEGKIPI; encoded by the coding sequence ATGTTAGATAGAAACTCTGAACTCTGGGACATATTTACTAAAAAAGAAGAGTATTCTCCAAAGGAACTGGATAAACATAACAGATTTAGTTATGCTAACAGTAAGTACAAAGATATTTTTGAACCAGTGGTCTCAAAATATCTGTTGTCAAATGGATCAGAAATAAAATATCCAGACGACAAGAAATTTGCAGTTTGTCTAACTCATGATATTGATGATATATATCCTCCTCTTCGGCATATGCTTCTATCTTCATTATATTGTTTAAAGCATCTGGATTTGAAAGGGTTCAAATCCCAAACTCTGTGGACCATAAATGGGAAAAAGCAATCTCCTTATCTTAATTTTAACCATATAATGGAAATAGAGAATAGATACGACGCAAAGTCCTCATTTTATTTTATCACTGCAACAAAAGATCCACTCCGCTTTCGATATAACATAGAAGACATAGAACATGAATTAGGAGAAGTCCTAGACAACGGATGTGAAGTTGGATTGCATGGAGGCTACTATGCCTATGACAATTTTGAGAGTATAAAAAATGAAAAAGAGATATTAGAAAATATTTTAGGAAAAAATGTTATTGGCTATCGTAATCATTATTTGAGATTTAAAGTTCCTGATACATGGGAATTATTAGCAAAGGCCGGATTTAAGTATGATTCATCTTTTGGATATGCCGATATGATAGGCTTTAGAAATGGTATGTGCCATCCATTTAAACCATATAATTTAGACAAAAATGAAACTATTGACATATTAGAAATACCACTTGTGATCATGGACGGTACTTTATTTTCATATTCAAAGTCCTTTGAAGATGCATTTGAAAATGCGAAAAATCTAATAGATACGGTCGAAAAGTACAATGGTGTGATCACCATTCTATGGCATAATAATACGTTTAGCTGGCCAGCTATGAGGTACTGGGAACAATTATATGAAAAGATACTGGAATATTGTTACAACAAAAATGGATGGATAACCAGCGGTGAAGAGATCTATAATTGGTGGTCAAAGGAAGGAAAAATACCAATATGA
- a CDS encoding DUF354 domain-containing protein, which produces MRILFNIGHPAQVHFFKNALRILEQKGHVCKMTAVSKEVSLVLLDAYGIQYDVVGSAKPSFFSKGTELLKIERKLYKIARSFKPDILVGGVGNAYIAHLGIMIGKPSIVFDDTEHAKIEHMLMDPFATVICTPSSFTNDLGKKQVRYNGYHELAYLHPNYFKPNPAILKDLGLNEGDPFFILRFVSWDADHDYGHHGIQNKIKLATELEKYGKVFITSEIGLVPELEKYKLKIAPEKLHDILYYATMCIGEGATVAVESALLGTPAIYISSLIGTMGNFIELEEKYGLILNYNDSTQALNKAVELLQSSDLKDSWKKKRDKLLEDKIDVTAFIVWFVENYPDSFKKIKEDRDIPNKL; this is translated from the coding sequence ATGAGAATACTTTTTAACATAGGTCATCCAGCTCAAGTTCATTTCTTTAAAAACGCACTGCGTATCCTTGAACAGAAAGGCCATGTTTGTAAGATGACAGCTGTTTCCAAAGAAGTATCTTTGGTTTTATTGGATGCATATGGAATCCAATATGATGTAGTTGGAAGTGCAAAACCATCTTTTTTTTCAAAAGGCACAGAATTATTAAAAATTGAACGTAAACTCTATAAGATTGCACGATCATTCAAACCTGATATTCTTGTTGGTGGAGTAGGCAATGCATATATTGCTCACCTTGGAATAATGATTGGTAAGCCTTCTATTGTTTTTGATGATACTGAACATGCAAAGATCGAGCATATGCTTATGGACCCATTTGCAACTGTGATATGCACACCCTCCTCTTTTACAAACGATCTTGGAAAGAAGCAAGTAAGGTATAATGGATATCATGAACTTGCATATCTTCATCCAAATTACTTCAAGCCTAATCCAGCTATTTTAAAAGATCTTGGACTAAATGAAGGAGATCCATTTTTTATACTAAGATTTGTTTCCTGGGATGCAGATCATGATTATGGTCATCATGGAATACAGAACAAAATTAAGCTGGCAACAGAGCTTGAGAAATATGGAAAGGTTTTTATTACTTCAGAGATCGGGCTTGTCCCCGAATTGGAGAAATATAAACTCAAGATAGCTCCTGAAAAATTACATGATATACTCTATTATGCAACTATGTGTATAGGAGAAGGAGCTACAGTAGCAGTTGAAAGTGCGTTGTTAGGCACACCAGCAATATACATATCTTCTTTAATAGGTACAATGGGCAATTTCATTGAACTTGAGGAGAAATATGGACTTATATTGAATTATAATGATTCTACTCAAGCCCTGAATAAAGCAGTTGAACTTCTCCAATCTTCTGATCTTAAAGACAGTTGGAAAAAGAAAAGAGACAAATTACTGGAAGACAAAATTGATGTAACGGCATTTATTGTCTGGTTTGTAGAAAATTACCCCGACAGTTTTAAGAAGATAAAAGAGGATAGAGATATACCTAATAAGTTATAA
- a CDS encoding class I SAM-dependent methyltransferase yields MRSVKNKNPKVLDVGCGTGYHAFMFEKYGADVIAFDYDESKVKQANENKAERNSKVKFLIADGRYPEKYFTEKFDIVFMAGFSLFAIDLDKEVMRKYLSMLNEGGRLVMVHNSNLTGLVRKTAWRNHKKEEVFSFFENVGGKVEKFYFYDRHITVKILRRFAITNMSTRMHILISKITKLPCAMLFIVSSNNQ; encoded by the coding sequence TTGCGTTCAGTTAAAAACAAGAATCCAAAAGTTCTTGATGTTGGTTGTGGAACAGGGTACCATGCGTTTATGTTTGAAAAATATGGTGCTGATGTAATTGCTTTTGATTATGATGAAAGTAAGGTAAAACAAGCAAATGAGAATAAAGCTGAACGTAATTCAAAAGTCAAGTTTTTGATAGCTGATGGCCGTTATCCAGAAAAATATTTCACTGAAAAATTTGATATTGTATTCATGGCCGGTTTCTCTCTATTCGCGATAGATCTTGATAAAGAGGTTATGAGAAAATACCTTTCAATGCTTAATGAAGGTGGTAGACTTGTCATGGTCCATAATTCCAATCTTACAGGTCTTGTAAGAAAAACTGCATGGAGAAATCATAAGAAAGAGGAAGTGTTCTCTTTCTTTGAAAATGTAGGTGGAAAAGTTGAAAAGTTCTACTTCTATGACAGGCATATTACTGTAAAGATATTACGCCGTTTTGCTATTACCAACATGTCAACAAGAATGCATATTCTGATATCTAAAATTACCAAGCTGCCCTGCGCTATGCTCTTTATAGTAAGCAGTAACAATCAGTGA
- a CDS encoding polysaccharide deacetylase family protein, with protein sequence MFSLDNLDFSLPKFRQICESISKNYATITVLEYFEKEHIDKFVIMRHDIDRFPGNALKTAKIEHELGIKATYYFRSNNGIFHTKIIRQIEKMGHEIGYHYEVLSETNGDQEKAIELFCSNLEKLRQICNVKTICMHGRPLSKFDNRDLWKVHNYKDYGIVGEAYLSVGDELNYFSDTGRCWGLKDNMRDYIPGSAQQIDLADTEDLIELIESKKLKNLYILTHPERWSSNILSWSAYYSMDLGVNFGKNLLIEYAGRKNRLHANRSLSITVDIEDWYHIPSVCGSDFSVYKDVKEFFEKWEGRYDYLSEPTKRVLDILDEYHMTATFFIVADVAEHYPGLIESIAARGHEIACHGADHRCSINPNTKKPLLTIEEFEQSTAKAKRILEKASGQKVIGFRAPNAAVTGQMLDSLRKMGFEYDSSVSVNSLYNKTDSSLNSVSTIPYFPAPGSLEPAATGDLIEFPWSYYNIGIKIPTSGGPMLRFLGANLILKGIRQSLNRGHTIFYFHPIDICKEEFPKVGKGRPFYWIIKGDIVEQRIRYILENLDDVKVVPLRDLVNDLKSTGDSKC encoded by the coding sequence ATGTTTTCTCTTGATAACCTCGATTTTTCCCTTCCCAAATTTCGCCAAATATGTGAATCAATATCTAAGAACTATGCAACTATAACGGTTTTAGAGTATTTTGAAAAAGAACACATTGATAAATTCGTTATAATGCGTCATGATATTGATAGATTTCCAGGAAATGCATTGAAAACTGCAAAAATAGAGCATGAACTTGGGATCAAGGCAACTTATTATTTCAGGTCAAACAACGGCATATTTCATACAAAAATAATAAGGCAAATAGAAAAAATGGGTCATGAGATTGGGTATCACTATGAGGTGCTAAGTGAAACCAACGGTGACCAGGAAAAAGCTATAGAACTTTTCTGTTCTAATCTTGAAAAGTTAAGGCAAATATGTAATGTTAAAACGATTTGCATGCATGGAAGACCTTTATCAAAGTTTGACAATCGTGATCTTTGGAAGGTACATAATTATAAAGACTATGGTATAGTAGGAGAAGCCTACTTATCCGTAGGAGACGAACTTAATTATTTTTCTGATACTGGCAGGTGCTGGGGTCTTAAAGACAATATGCGGGATTACATTCCTGGGAGTGCACAGCAGATAGATCTTGCTGACACTGAAGATCTAATAGAACTTATAGAAAGCAAAAAACTTAAAAATCTCTATATTCTTACACACCCGGAAAGATGGTCTTCAAATATTCTTTCATGGAGTGCATATTACTCCATGGACCTTGGCGTTAATTTTGGAAAAAATCTTTTGATCGAATATGCTGGACGGAAGAACCGCTTGCATGCTAATCGCAGTTTATCGATAACTGTTGATATTGAAGATTGGTATCATATTCCCTCTGTTTGCGGATCTGATTTTTCAGTATACAAAGATGTTAAAGAATTTTTTGAAAAGTGGGAAGGAAGATACGACTACTTAAGTGAACCGACAAAAAGGGTTCTAGATATCCTTGATGAATATCACATGACTGCTACCTTCTTTATTGTAGCAGATGTTGCAGAGCATTATCCGGGTTTGATCGAGTCGATTGCTGCAAGAGGCCATGAGATTGCATGTCATGGGGCCGATCATAGATGTAGTATTAACCCTAACACAAAAAAACCATTATTGACGATAGAAGAATTCGAACAGAGTACAGCAAAAGCAAAGAGAATACTCGAAAAGGCTTCTGGACAAAAAGTAATTGGTTTCCGTGCACCAAACGCAGCAGTGACTGGACAAATGCTCGATTCACTTAGAAAAATGGGTTTTGAGTATGATTCATCAGTATCTGTGAATTCTCTGTACAATAAAACAGATTCATCACTTAATTCTGTTTCAACTATCCCCTATTTCCCGGCACCCGGAAGTCTGGAGCCCGCTGCAACTGGAGATCTTATTGAGTTTCCATGGTCCTACTATAACATAGGGATAAAAATACCTACTTCAGGTGGACCAATGTTGAGGTTTTTAGGTGCCAATCTAATCTTGAAGGGAATCAGACAGAGCCTGAATAGGGGACACACTATATTTTACTTCCATCCTATCGATATTTGCAAAGAAGAGTTTCCAAAAGTTGGTAAAGGACGCCCCTTCTATTGGATAATAAAAGGAGATATTGTTGAACAGAGGATTCGCTATATCTTAGAGAATCTAGATGATGTAAAAGTAGTTCCATTGAGAGATCTGGTAAATGATTTGAAATCGACGGGTGATTCAAAATGTTAA